GGCGGTGGTACTGAGGAGATGAACTCCCGACGATCATGTAGAACTGGATGAATGGATAATCACGTCGAAGCACAGGCTTGGAATCATCGTCATTCTCGATGGCAGTGATGGTTCATGCGGCATCGGTGCGGGGCAGCTCTCAAACCACCCCCGGCGAAACCTCGACGCAAACCCATTGGCGCATGGAGCGCGGCATGTACGACGGTATCCGCCAACCGTATCGACGAATTGCATATCACCCTGGCACGAAATTACAGCAACCCAACCGCCTGGAATACGTGGTACGGAGCGAAAACGAACCTGCCGAAACCCAGGAATACATCAAGAACTACATCATCAGATGGTTTTCGATGAATAGTTCGCGCCAGCCGCCCTTTACTTTTTCTTGTTCCCGAGAAACCAGGTCAGGGCTGCGGTGACGAGGGCTATCGATCCGCCAAACCAGATCAGCTCCTGCTCACCGTGCCATTTGATGACGTGACCAAGAAAGACCACCGCCATAACCACGACGATGACGCCGATCAGCTTGTTTTTGAGATCATCGAGGGTGTGGATTACCAGCCAGGCGGGAAGAACGATCGTGTCGTCGATGAAGAGCTCGTAAAGCCCCAGCGAAATGATGAAGAAAACCGTGCCGAGCAGGAACAGATCGATAGCTTCGATGAAGCCGAGAACGAGCGTTTTGCCTGTTTTACTCGAAATCTCCCCGTGCATGATGGCATCGGCGATGAGCTGGAACACCGAAATGCCGCCGTACACGAGCAGCGTCAGTGCGGCAAGAAACGTTCCCGCAACGGCGACAAGCACAAGGTAGCGGCTCGAAGAGAGCATGCGTTGTATCATAATTGGGTAGATAGACGTTATCATGTTGAAATTGCAGCGCATAATTTAAGGAATGCTGCAACCAATCGAAACGGCTTGAGAGTGTCGATTCCGGCTATGCGACGAAAATGCAAGGGCAAGGGTATTCTCGTTCAATTCTGAGCGCTTGAAAACCCTACCTCGCTTTTGGAAATTGTTATTATTGCGGGTATTTTATTTCTTCACAATAGAAAATACACTTTTAAGCAGGGATCAATACGCAGCACTTATGACTAAACCCGTTCTTTCCTTACAAACTATTTCTTTAATTAACAGAGCTAAATAAAGAAATAGCTTGTACAACCTCTGATCGATACAATAAGAACAACTCTTAAATACGTATAACCTCAATGAAATCAAATAAATCGGATTACATCATATACGTCAAAATAATTGCTATTTATTTTATACTGCCTTGATGTACAGAGCCTGTAATCTAAAGCTCGAAAAACAAGTGTAACAGATCGTCTTTTTTTCAAAAAAAGAAACAAAAACAGCGCTTTAAACGTTGTTACATATACGTAACTTACGCGATCACAACTTCACCACAAAAAGGTATGAAATTTAATATCAATAACTTACACAGTGAGTTAACTTCCTGAACGGTTGCCTGGCAAGCTCAAAAGTCTGATGACAGAAATCATTGATATCAATTGTCTTCTGGAGATTTTTGTAAACAAAAAACGGTTATTATACGAAGCAAAAAAACATTAAGCGCAACAATACCTCTTTATTGCGGAATCATTACGCAATAAATTAAATCCTTAACGGCGACAGAAACAACTAACCTTAAAGAAGCATAGTAGTGCAGTCTCTTCGAAGATAGTTTTCAAAGTTAAAAACAACGATGCGATAAAGAAGTAAAAAAACACATCTATTCATGCCCATGTACGTTTGACTTGGTAAAAAAGAAGTTTTCACTGAAGTACCCAAAACGAAAACCACCATGACAGATTTTATGAAAACATTATCGATAGCGTTGATATTATTGCTCCCGTCTCTCGCAAATGGCGCAATGACTATACGCAATTATTCCGCAGCACGCCACTACCGCTTTTACACTGGAAGCGATAAAAATTTCATTGGAACCCTCTATGATTTTTCAGGGGTCGGCTACAGTAGCGATGGGCGATGGGCCACACTCGTGTCCGATAATTACTTCATTTCAGCCTACCACTACCATCCGGAGTTAGCGAAGACGGTGACGTTCAATGCAACCAACAAATCTGGGGAGATACCCTACACTTACACCGTGGCTGGTGGAACAAGAATCGGAACAACCGACCTCTGGATTGGCTGGTTCAGCACGGCGGTCGACTCGTCAATAGAGCGCTATCCGGTACTGACACTGTCAGATAATGAAGATTACAACGGCCTCGTGCTTTTCAACTACGGGGCAACTAACCGTGTTGGAAAAAACGTCGTGGAGTCTATATGTTCTTCTTATTGTGGAGGATCAACAGGGTTTGTTGCCGAGTACGATTACGACAACAACGATGCCCCTTCCGTGGGTGGCGATGAAACTTACCTGATTACAGGCGATTCAGGCGCTCCCAGCTTCACCGTTGTCAACTCCAGCCTGTCCTTGCTCGGAATCCATTGGTCGCACACTCATTCTACGGCAGTTGAAGGGGCGAGTTCTTACGACAGCTTCGTTCCGGAATACGTTGACGAAATCAATACGGTTCTGGCAGAGAAGACGCAATCGCTACAGTTATCGGTGCCCGTTCCTGAACCGAACGTGATCTGGTACTTGATGATCATTGCAGGCGCTCTCATACTCCAGAGACACCGTCATGCATTGCAGTAATCTCTCCCGGATGAGAGTTACGGCTATGCGAAACCCCGCTGATCACGTCGGCCCGGAGGATTGAACCGTATTTTGCTGCTTTTACATAATGATTCAAGCGAACGTTTGTGTCAGGATGTTTTTACCAGAACATGTAGTTGCCATGAAAGAATTTCTGCCATCTGCGCTGCTTGCGTTGATGCTGTCGCTCCCGACGGTCTGTAGAGGTGAAATGATCGTGCGCGATTATGCTCCGGCGAGGCATGAGCGCTTCTATCAAGGGAGCGGCAACGATTTTGTCGGCAAGCGTTACGATTTCTCCGGCATCGGGCTCGGCAGCTCAGGCCACTGGGCAACGCTGGTGTCGGCCAACTGCTTCCTTTCAGCAAATCACCTCCATCCCGCCGTGGGCGAAACGGTGACGTTCTGGGCCACAAACAGACTGACGGAAGCAAGATTCACCTGCACGGTAACGGGTGGCGTGCGCATCGGTACGTCGGACCTGTGGATCGGCTGGTTCGATAAGGCGGTCGATGCTTCGATCGCTCGCTACCCGATTCCGTTGCAGCCGCTCCTGAACAGGTATGTCGGCCTCGAACTCTTCAATTACGGAATGCGTCACCGGGTCGGCAGGAACGTGCTGGAGGTTATCGCTACATATTCGCATGGAGGTGCAACGGGTATAACGGCTGGCTACGATTACGACAACAACGATACTCCTGCAGTTGGCGGCGATGAAACCTTCCTGCGGGTCGGCGATTCCGGCGCTCCGAGTTTTGCTGTTTTCAACTCCAGGCTGGCCCTGATCGGCATCCACTGGTCGGTCACTCGCAATCCGGACAGCTCGATCGACACCTTCGTCCCGGAATACTTCGACGAAATCGACAAGGTGCTCAAAAAACGAGGTCAGGCGCTGCGCTGGAGCCGCTAGCGCATTCGCGGCCAGCGCTTGCGCGTTCTTTAGTAACACCTTCGCGTTGCCTCCGACCCGGTAATACCTCCTTCCTGTTACCCCGTGAGTTGTCGTCAGCCGGAAAGACGCCGCAGAGCAGAGCCATTGAGAATAAACGTTTATGCACTGAGATATGTCCATACGCGGTATGGATAGGTAACGCTGAGCGGATATCGCTTTACCCGGAGGGTGTTGGCGATGCGGAAATGCCGTCACTCATGTATATTACGAAAAGGATCGCGCAATGGCCTCTCAACACAGTGCCGTCATCCGTGGAACCATCGCCCAACACAATCGAACAGACGCCGACTGCGAATGCGCCGGACGCCCAAAAGCTGCTGGAGAGCGCGAACAGCTCCTCGGAGCAGGTGGGTGTGCTCCATCTGGGCTTTATCGCGGCCTGCGCCTACGTGATCGTCATCGCCATCGGCCGCACCGACCTCGACCTGCTGATCGGCAAGGGCATCCGCCTGCCGATCATTGACACCGAAGTGCCCATCATCGGCTTCTTCGCCTTCGCGCCGTGGATTCTCGTGATCGTCCACTTCAACCTGCTCCTGCACCTGCAACTCCTCGCCCGCAAACTCCACGCCTTCGACATGGCAGACGAGCAAGGCAAACTCCGCGACCAGCTCCGCATCTTCCCGATCACGTACTTTCTTGTCGGAAAGACAGACGAGCGCACAAAAAAGCTCCTCTCACTCATGGTCTCGATCACGGTCATCCTGCTGCCACTTATCACCCTGCTGCTCCTCCAGCTTCAGTTCCTCGCCTACCAGAGCGAAATGATAACGTGGGGCCAACGCTTCGCCATCTGGCTCGATCTTGCCCTGATTGTGTATTTCTGGCCGAATATTGTTGAACTGAAAGGGGCATCACGCTCCATAAAAGAGCGCTGGAACAGCTTTCGTAAGAATTTTATGCCACGAAAGCGTGACTGGATAGCCCCGGTGCTTTCAGGATTCGGGCTCATGCTGGTGTTCTGCGGAACCAAATGGTATTTATTGGCAGGATTGATAGCGTTGTGTCTGTCGGCGCTAATGTCTGCCCTGTATGAACCTCAAAAAGCAAAACGCTACGCACAAATAGCAGCACTTTCAGTTCCTCTATTGCTCTTTACCGTGATCCTGAAAGTGTCGATGTTCACATCAGCTCTTTTCCCTTTGCTGGTTTTAGAGATAACGATCATTGTCATTGTTTTATTAGAATCACTCAGGCGTCAGCTCATTTCTCGTAGCAGCATCTTCCTGATTATTACCGGAACACTCTCCCTCCCGCTTTCATTAGCTTTCCAGGTCGATGGCGAACACCTTGAAAAGTTTCTGGGTGCATGGATGGCTAAAGGCAACGCAGGCAATGCCATCAGCCGCCGGCTCATCCGTGACAGACGCATCCTGAATCTGCAGGAACAGAGACTGTTCGCAAATCATCCTGATCCTGAAATAATCGTTCAACTGCGATCAGATGAATGGGCTAAAGCATTGCAGAAAATCGAGCCGCTCAATCTGCAAGGCAGAAGCTTACGTCATGCCAATTTCAGCAATGCGCTTCTTTGTCGTGCAGATTTCAGAAATGCAGACCTAAAGGGCGCTGACTTGTCCTTCGCGCAGCTGCAAGGCACTGTCTTGCGCTACGCGCAGCTGCAGGGCGCTGACTTGTCCGCTGCGAAGCTGCAGGGCGCTGACTTGTCCTCCGCGCAGCTGCAGGGCGCTGACTTGCACTCCGCGCAGCTGCAGGGCGCTGACTTGTCCGCCGCGCAGCTGCAAGGCGCTGACTTGTCCGCCGCGGAGCTGCAGGGCGCTGACTTGCACTCCGCGCAGCTGCAGGGCGCTGACTTGTCCGCCGCGCAGCTGCAAGGCGCTGACTTGTCCGCCGCGGAGCTGCAGGGCGCTGACTTGCTCTTCGCGCAGCTTCAGGGCGCTATTTTGAGGCAGGCCAATCTGTACGGCGCAACAATCTCAAGAACCTATATTCTGATCGGCGAAACAATCTCAGGAACCTATATAATTGATGCAGAAGGCCTGATCTGGACGCTTTTAGCAAAAGATGCTCTTGCTGCAATAACTGATGAACTAAAAAAAATAATAACCGCTAAGGATCGCCTTGAACCCGTTCTCGATCGCCTGCAAAATTGCTCAATCCCAAACGCACCAAAGCCGACTCTTCATTCATGCCTTGCAACTGACGAACTCCCGATACCCTGCGACAAGCGATACGATCCTCGAAATCGAGAAGAGCTGGCCGCATTCAAAGAGCAACTTCACCCGTTTCTTGCTGATCTCGCCGCCGAATCACCCGACATCGCTCGCAGTATTATTAGTCAGATCCCCAAATATTACAATAATGAATCATCCCGCGCTGGCCTTGCAACCATGTTGGTCAAACGGCTGGATGCAGGCAATGCCCCCGGACTTCAGACGTTGAGTGACGATGAAAAAGCTGCATTAAAAGCGTTGGCAAAATTAGAGCCGGAAGCACTCATGAAATAGCTCCTTTACCAAGAACCCTTCTTTGAAACCACAGAACCTGAAAGTTCTTTCTGCCGTCTCGAAAGCTCTCGGGACAACGCTCCCAGAAAAATCCTACTCCACCCGCTCGAAACACGCTACCGTCTCGATGTGGTTGGTCTGCGGGAACATGTCAACCGGCTGGGCGGAACTCATTCGGTAGCCTCGGGCGGCGATCTCTTTGCCGTCGCGGGCGAGGTTGTCGGGGTTGCAGCTCACGTAGACGATGCGCTCGGGCTGGAGCTTGAGCATGGTGTCGAGCGCTTTGGGGTGCATTCCGGCGCGCGGGGGGTCGGTGACGATGATGCGCGGTTTGGCGTAGGGGGCGAGCGCCTCCTGCATGGCGTGGAAGTTCTTGAGGTCGGCCTGGAAAAATACCGTGTTCGAGAGGCCGTTCAGTTCGGCGTTCATCTGCGCGTCGCGGACGGCGCTTTCAACCACCTCGATGCCGATCGCCTGCTTGCAGTGGCGGGCGAGGTAGAGCGTGATGGTGCCGGTGCCGCAGTAGAGGTCGTAAACCGTGTCTTCCGGCGTGATGCCGCCGACGGCGATGATCTGGTCGTAGAGCGTTTCGGCCTGGCGGGTGTTGGTCTGGAAGAAGGAGTTGGCGGAAATCCGGAAGTCGAGGTCGCCGAGGCGTTCGGTGACGTATCCTTCGCCGCTGATGACGTACTCCTGCTCGCCGGTGGCCACCGTGTTCCGGCGGGTGGTGACGTTGTTGACGATGGTCATCCGCTGCTCCGGCAAAGCCGCTTCGAGCCGCTCTTTCAACGCCTGCATCAGCGCCGCGTCATGCCACGAGGTGACGATGTTGACCATGAGCTGATCGTACCGCTCGCTGTAGCGGAGCGCGAGGTTGCGCAGGTAGCCTTCGTGCGCCTTGGCGGCATACGGCGCGAGGCCGCGTTCGAGGGCGAAGTCGCGCACGACGTTCAGCACGGTGTTCATGCACTCCTTGGCGAGGTAGCAGGTGTCGAGGTCGAGCACCTTTTCGAAGTTGCCCGGCGCGTGGAAGCCGAGGGCGAAGCTTTTGGGCTTGGCGAGTGCGTCGCTGTCGATCTCCGCCTGGAGCAGGTAGCGCATGTTCGAGCAGGAGAACTCCACCTTGTTGCGGTAGTGCAGCGCGTCGGGCGCGGCCAGCACCGGCAACACCTCCGGGTTCTCGAAGCCGCCGATATGCGCGAGCGAGTCCGTCACCTTTTTGTACTTGTAGCGAAGCTGCGCCTCGTAGCTGACGTGCATCCACTTGCATCCGCCGCAGGAGCCGAAAACCGGGCAGACCGGCTCGACGCGATCCGGCGACGCTTCGAGCACCTCGATGGCGCGCGCTTCGAGATAGCGCTGCTTGACCTTGTAAACCTGCGCCGAAACGCGGTCACCCGGCGCGAGGATGCCGGAGACCATCACGCCCATCCCCTCGGCGGTTTTGCCGAAGCATTTGTCCTTCTCGGCGTGGTCGGTGATGATAAGTTCGATAGTGTCGCCTTTTCTGTAGCGGATTTCCTGTTGTTCCAATGGAGTGTGAAATGAGCGCTCCGCAGGGGAGTCGCGGTGAATCAATACTGTGCAATGAGCGGCGGCCCCGCGAGCAGCGCCGCGCCGAAGACGCCCGCGCTGTCCCCAAGCAGCGGCGGCAGCAGCGGAATGTCGAACGACCGGTTGAAAACGTTACCGGCAATCGCCTGCCGCGCCTCCGGGGAGTAGAGCTGGCGGATGTTGCCCACGCCGCCGCCGATGATGACGAGGTCGGGATCGAGAATGTTGATGACCGCCGCCAATGCCACGCCAAATTTTGCGACGAGTCGGGCGATGGTTTTGCGCGCGGCCTCGTCCCGCCCGCTTGCCGAAACGATCTCCCTGAGCGGCGCCTTTCGCCCGCTGATGGAGGCGTAGTGGCGTTCGAGCGCCGGGCCGGAGATAACCGTCTCGACGCAGCCGCGCCTCCCGCAGTAGCATTTTGCCTGCTCGCCCGGCAGCGGGTTGTGCCCCCACTCGCCCGCGATGCCGTGCGCGCCCCGGATGATCCGGCCATCGCGGACGATGCCGCCGCCCACGCCGGTGCCGAGGATGATGCCGAAAGCGGTCACGCCGGGCCGCGCCATCTCGTCGCGCCCCGCGCCGAGCATCGACTCGGCCAAGGCGAAGCAGTTGGCGTCGTTCTCGATCCTGACCTCCATCCGCAGCGCCTCGCGCAAATCGCGAAGCAGCGGCATTCCGTTCAGGCAGACGGTGTTCGAGTTGCTGATAACTCCCTCACTTCCGTCGGCGCGACCGGGCGTGCCGATGCCGATTTGCTCCGGCAGATCGAGCCCCGACGTTTCGGCCATCGTACCGACGAGGCTTTTGATCTGCATGAGAATGTGGCCGTAACCCCGCTCCTGCCCGGTGGCGATGCGATGGCGGATGATTGGACGCAGCGCTTCGTCGAGGATCACCCCCTCGATCTTGGTGCCGCCGAGATCGATTCCCCAGCGCTTCACGTCGCCCCTCCGTTCCGCATCGCCCGGCGATGCACCACGTTCTTGACGAACCAGGCAAACGCCGTATACATCAGCGCCGCGCTGGCCAGGCCGATGCCGATGCCGCCAAGTACGTCGCCCGGATAGTGGACGCCGATGTAGATGCGCGAGAAGGAGACCATCGCGGCGTAGATGATCACGACCACGGCGAACGCCTTGTCAACCGCTTCGCCCCGC
This genomic window from Chlorobaculum limnaeum contains:
- a CDS encoding YqhA family protein, with translation MIQRMLSSSRYLVLVAVAGTFLAALTLLVYGGISVFQLIADAIMHGEISSKTGKTLVLGFIEAIDLFLLGTVFFIISLGLYELFIDDTIVLPAWLVIHTLDDLKNKLIGVIVVVMAVVFLGHVIKWHGEQELIWFGGSIALVTAALTWFLGNKKK
- a CDS encoding pentapeptide repeat-containing protein, encoding MEPSPNTIEQTPTANAPDAQKLLESANSSSEQVGVLHLGFIAACAYVIVIAIGRTDLDLLIGKGIRLPIIDTEVPIIGFFAFAPWILVIVHFNLLLHLQLLARKLHAFDMADEQGKLRDQLRIFPITYFLVGKTDERTKKLLSLMVSITVILLPLITLLLLQLQFLAYQSEMITWGQRFAIWLDLALIVYFWPNIVELKGASRSIKERWNSFRKNFMPRKRDWIAPVLSGFGLMLVFCGTKWYLLAGLIALCLSALMSALYEPQKAKRYAQIAALSVPLLLFTVILKVSMFTSALFPLLVLEITIIVIVLLESLRRQLISRSSIFLIITGTLSLPLSLAFQVDGEHLEKFLGAWMAKGNAGNAISRRLIRDRRILNLQEQRLFANHPDPEIIVQLRSDEWAKALQKIEPLNLQGRSLRHANFSNALLCRADFRNADLKGADLSFAQLQGTVLRYAQLQGADLSAAKLQGADLSSAQLQGADLHSAQLQGADLSAAQLQGADLSAAELQGADLHSAQLQGADLSAAQLQGADLSAAELQGADLLFAQLQGAILRQANLYGATISRTYILIGETISGTYIIDAEGLIWTLLAKDALAAITDELKKIITAKDRLEPVLDRLQNCSIPNAPKPTLHSCLATDELPIPCDKRYDPRNREELAAFKEQLHPFLADLAAESPDIARSIISQIPKYYNNESSRAGLATMLVKRLDAGNAPGLQTLSDDEKAALKALAKLEPEALMK
- the rlmD gene encoding 23S rRNA (uracil(1939)-C(5))-methyltransferase RlmD — translated: MEQQEIRYRKGDTIELIITDHAEKDKCFGKTAEGMGVMVSGILAPGDRVSAQVYKVKQRYLEARAIEVLEASPDRVEPVCPVFGSCGGCKWMHVSYEAQLRYKYKKVTDSLAHIGGFENPEVLPVLAAPDALHYRNKVEFSCSNMRYLLQAEIDSDALAKPKSFALGFHAPGNFEKVLDLDTCYLAKECMNTVLNVVRDFALERGLAPYAAKAHEGYLRNLALRYSERYDQLMVNIVTSWHDAALMQALKERLEAALPEQRMTIVNNVTTRRNTVATGEQEYVISGEGYVTERLGDLDFRISANSFFQTNTRQAETLYDQIIAVGGITPEDTVYDLYCGTGTITLYLARHCKQAIGIEVVESAVRDAQMNAELNGLSNTVFFQADLKNFHAMQEALAPYAKPRIIVTDPPRAGMHPKALDTMLKLQPERIVYVSCNPDNLARDGKEIAARGYRMSSAQPVDMFPQTNHIETVACFERVE
- a CDS encoding ROK family protein, with translation MKRWGIDLGGTKIEGVILDEALRPIIRHRIATGQERGYGHILMQIKSLVGTMAETSGLDLPEQIGIGTPGRADGSEGVISNSNTVCLNGMPLLRDLREALRMEVRIENDANCFALAESMLGAGRDEMARPGVTAFGIILGTGVGGGIVRDGRIIRGAHGIAGEWGHNPLPGEQAKCYCGRRGCVETVISGPALERHYASISGRKAPLREIVSASGRDEAARKTIARLVAKFGVALAAVINILDPDLVIIGGGVGNIRQLYSPEARQAIAGNVFNRSFDIPLLPPLLGDSAGVFGAALLAGPPLIAQY